The following are from one region of the Streptomyces tuirus genome:
- the folP gene encoding dihydropteroate synthase: protein MLRLGRREFGTHEPVIMAIVNRTPDSFYDQGATFRDEPALARVEQAVAEGAAIIDIGGVKAGPGEEVTAEEEARRTVGFVAEVRRRFPDVIISVDTWRAEVGEAVCEAGADLLNDAWGGVDPGLAEVAARYGVGLVCTHAGGAQPRTRPHRIEYDDVMADILDVTVGLAERALALGVPRESILIDPGHDFGKNTRHSLEATRRLDEMVATGWPVLVSLSNKDFVGETLDRPVKERVVGTLATTAVSAWLGAQVYRVHEVAETRQVLEMVSAIAGHRAPAVARRGLA, encoded by the coding sequence ATGCTCAGGCTGGGCAGGCGGGAATTCGGGACGCATGAGCCGGTGATCATGGCGATCGTGAACCGCACCCCGGACTCCTTCTACGACCAGGGCGCCACCTTCCGCGACGAGCCGGCCCTCGCGCGCGTGGAGCAGGCTGTGGCCGAGGGCGCCGCGATCATCGACATCGGCGGGGTCAAGGCCGGGCCGGGCGAGGAGGTCACGGCCGAGGAGGAGGCCCGGCGGACGGTCGGGTTCGTCGCCGAGGTGCGTCGGCGCTTCCCGGACGTGATCATCAGCGTGGACACCTGGCGGGCCGAGGTCGGCGAGGCCGTGTGCGAGGCCGGGGCCGATCTGCTGAACGACGCGTGGGGCGGTGTCGATCCCGGGCTGGCAGAGGTCGCCGCACGCTACGGGGTGGGGCTGGTGTGCACCCACGCCGGCGGGGCGCAGCCGCGGACGCGGCCGCACCGGATCGAGTACGACGACGTCATGGCGGACATCCTGGACGTGACGGTCGGGCTGGCCGAGCGGGCGCTCGCGCTGGGCGTGCCACGGGAGTCGATCCTGATCGACCCGGGCCATGACTTCGGGAAGAACACGCGGCACAGCCTGGAGGCGACGCGGCGGCTGGACGAGATGGTCGCCACGGGGTGGCCGGTGCTGGTGTCGCTGTCCAACAAGGACTTCGTCGGGGAGACGCTGGACCGGCCCGTGAAGGAACGGGTCGTCGGGACGCTGGCGACGACGGCGGTGTCGGCGTGGCTCGGGGCGCAGGTGTACCGGGTGCACGAGGTCGCCGAGACGCGGCAGGTGCTGGAGATGGTCTCGGCGATCGCGGGGCATCGGGCACCTGCCGTTGCCCGGCGGGGGCTGGCGTAG
- a CDS encoding DivIVA domain-containing protein, protein MVMFLFLVVALAVVVGAVTLAVVGGGENGPLPEAAPERLRDPLPPDRPVDRADVEGLRFPLAARGYRMADVDDALGRLGAELAERDARIADLESALAGARSAAAHGPVHPSGDNHVSMDKRQEDRP, encoded by the coding sequence ATGGTTATGTTCCTGTTCCTGGTCGTCGCGCTGGCCGTCGTGGTCGGCGCGGTGACGCTCGCCGTGGTGGGCGGCGGTGAGAACGGCCCGCTGCCCGAGGCCGCCCCCGAGCGGCTGCGGGACCCGCTGCCCCCGGACCGCCCGGTCGACCGCGCCGATGTGGAGGGCCTGCGCTTCCCGCTCGCCGCCCGCGGCTACCGCATGGCGGACGTGGACGACGCCCTCGGCCGCCTGGGCGCCGAGCTCGCCGAGCGTGACGCCCGGATCGCCGACCTGGAGTCGGCCCTGGCCGGCGCCCGGTCGGCCGCCGCCCACGGGCCGGTGCACCCTTCCGGGGACAACCACGTCTCCATGGACAAGCGGCAGGAGGACCGGCCGTGA
- a CDS encoding DNA-3-methyladenine glycosylase I gives MSDGTALAGPDGGLRCPWALSAPEYVAYHDEEWGRPVHGDDALFERLSLEAFQSGLSWITILRRRPGFRAAFADFKIASVAAFTDEDRERLLADAGIIRNRAKIDATLANARALTAWSPGELDELIWSHAPDPAGRPVPKTLSDVPPVTPESTALSKALKKRGLRFVGPTTAYALMQACGLVDDHLETCVARRAPSEARAHADQRLRRVRATGDMGPAAP, from the coding sequence GTGAGCGACGGCACCGCCCTGGCCGGCCCGGACGGCGGGCTGCGCTGCCCCTGGGCCCTGTCCGCCCCGGAGTACGTGGCGTACCACGACGAGGAGTGGGGCCGTCCGGTCCACGGCGACGACGCGCTGTTCGAGCGGCTCAGCCTGGAGGCTTTCCAGTCCGGCCTGTCCTGGATCACGATCCTGCGCCGCCGCCCCGGCTTCCGCGCCGCCTTCGCCGATTTCAAGATCGCCTCGGTGGCCGCCTTCACCGACGAGGACCGCGAGCGGCTGCTCGCCGACGCCGGCATCATCCGCAACCGCGCCAAGATCGACGCGACCCTCGCCAACGCGCGTGCGCTGACCGCATGGTCCCCGGGCGAACTGGACGAGCTGATCTGGTCCCACGCCCCCGACCCGGCCGGCCGCCCGGTCCCGAAGACCCTCTCCGACGTCCCGCCGGTCACCCCCGAGTCGACAGCGCTGTCCAAGGCGCTGAAGAAGCGGGGCCTGCGGTTCGTCGGGCCGACGACGGCGTACGCGCTGATGCAGGCGTGCGGGCTGGTCGACGATCACTTGGAAACCTGCGTGGCCAGGCGCGCCCCGTCAGAGGCGCGGGCCCATGCCGACCAGCGGCTTCGCCGGGTGAGGGCGACCGGCGACATGGGTCCCGCGGCTCCCTGA
- the chcB gene encoding 2-cyclohexenylcarbonyl CoA isomerase: MTDTVLYEVSDGLATITLNRPEAMNALNVEAKVALREAVRSAAEDPAVRAVLLTAAGDRAFCVGQDLKEHIGLLAADREAGSGQTMSTVREHYNPIVRALAGAAKPVVAAVNGVAAGAGFGFALAADYRIVADTASFNTSFAGVALTADSGISWTLPRVVGPGRATDLLLFPRTISAQEAYELGVANRLVPAGELRAEAEKVARALAEGPTVALAALKESVAYGLTHSLEETLEKEDELQTRAGSSEDHAIAVQAFVNKEKPKYLGR, encoded by the coding sequence ATGACCGACACCGTGCTCTACGAGGTGAGCGACGGACTCGCGACGATCACGCTGAACCGCCCGGAGGCGATGAACGCGCTGAACGTGGAGGCCAAGGTCGCCCTGCGGGAGGCGGTCCGGTCCGCGGCCGAGGACCCGGCCGTGCGGGCGGTGCTGCTGACCGCCGCGGGTGACCGGGCGTTCTGCGTCGGGCAGGACCTCAAGGAACACATCGGCCTGCTGGCGGCGGACCGGGAGGCCGGGTCGGGGCAGACCATGAGCACGGTGCGGGAGCACTACAACCCGATCGTGCGGGCGCTGGCCGGGGCGGCGAAGCCGGTCGTCGCGGCGGTGAACGGGGTCGCGGCCGGGGCGGGCTTCGGCTTCGCGCTCGCCGCGGACTACCGGATCGTGGCGGACACGGCGTCGTTCAACACCTCGTTCGCCGGTGTCGCCCTGACCGCGGACTCGGGGATCTCCTGGACCCTGCCGAGGGTCGTCGGCCCCGGGCGCGCCACCGACCTGCTGCTCTTCCCGCGGACCATCAGCGCGCAGGAGGCGTACGAGCTGGGCGTCGCGAACCGGCTGGTGCCCGCCGGTGAGCTGCGGGCGGAGGCCGAGAAGGTGGCGCGGGCGCTGGCCGAGGGGCCGACGGTGGCGCTGGCCGCGCTGAAGGAGTCGGTGGCGTACGGGCTGACGCACTCCCTGGAGGAGACCCTGGAGAAGGAGGACGAGCTCCAGACCCGGGCGGGCTCCTCCGAGGACCACGCGATCGCGGTCCAGGCCTTCGTCAACAAGGAGAAGCCGAAGTATCTGGGCCGCTGA
- a CDS encoding DUF3117 domain-containing protein: protein MAAMKPRTGDGPLEVTKEGRGIVMRVPLEGGGRLVVELTPDEADALGDALKKVVG from the coding sequence ATGGCGGCCATGAAGCCGCGAACGGGTGATGGCCCGCTCGAGGTGACCAAGGAGGGGCGGGGCATCGTCATGCGCGTTCCGCTCGAAGGCGGCGGTCGGCTCGTCGTCGAGCTGACCCCGGACGAGGCCGACGCGCTCGGCGACGCCCTCAAGAAGGTCGTCGGCTGA
- a CDS encoding O-methyltransferase: protein MCGFPCPTDTVTPRHSRGQERVITGNRQTSWAFADAYVAEDEALHWARDRAREAGLRSVTPGTGAALRLLAASVDAKAVAEIGTGCGVSGIHLLHGMRPDGVLTTVDPEPEHQQFARQAFRASGFASNRARFIPGRALDVLPRLADAGYDLVFCDGDRLEVMDYLAESLRLLRTGGLVVFEGAFANGRTVDSGPQPTEVLRLRELLRAVRESQELVPSLLPVGDGLLCAVKR, encoded by the coding sequence ATCTGCGGGTTCCCGTGCCCAACGGATACAGTCACGCCCAGGCATTCACGGGGACAGGAGAGGGTCATTACCGGCAACCGGCAGACGAGCTGGGCGTTCGCCGACGCCTATGTCGCCGAGGACGAAGCGCTGCACTGGGCCCGGGACCGCGCCCGTGAGGCAGGGCTGCGCTCGGTGACGCCCGGCACGGGCGCCGCGCTGCGGTTGCTGGCCGCGTCGGTCGACGCGAAGGCCGTCGCGGAGATCGGGACGGGCTGCGGCGTCTCCGGGATCCACCTCCTGCACGGTATGCGGCCCGACGGCGTCCTGACGACCGTCGACCCCGAGCCCGAGCACCAGCAGTTCGCCCGGCAGGCCTTCCGCGCCTCCGGCTTCGCCAGCAACCGGGCCCGCTTCATCCCGGGCCGCGCCCTGGACGTGCTGCCGCGCCTCGCGGACGCCGGCTACGACCTGGTCTTCTGCGACGGTGACCGCCTGGAGGTCATGGACTACCTCGCTGAATCGTTGCGTCTGCTGCGCACCGGCGGGCTGGTCGTCTTCGAGGGCGCCTTCGCCAACGGCCGGACGGTCGACTCCGGGCCGCAGCCGACCGAGGTGCTGCGGCTGCGGGAGCTGCTGCGCGCGGTGCGCGAGAGCCAGGAGCTGGTGCCGTCCCTGCTGCCGGTGGGCGACGGGCTGCTGTGCGCGGTGAAACGCTAG
- the sigE gene encoding RNA polymerase sigma factor SigE codes for MVGAPLDTTRADRGGAAAPVDRGGVLRRFLGPAGRPTSVNDTAADHSHAADFAQTATFTTDADGQAWTPPTWEEIVSTHSGRVYRLAYRLTGNQHDAEDLTQEVFVRVFRSLSTYTPGTFEGWLHRITTNLFLDMVRRKQRIRFDALGEDAAERLPSKEPTPQQVFNDAHFDADVQQALDTLAPEFRAAVVLCDIEGLSYEEIAATLGVKLGTVRSRIHRGRSQLRKALAHRSPEARAERRSFVPRVPALGGGGASA; via the coding sequence ATGGTAGGGGCTCCACTGGACACCACCAGAGCTGACAGGGGAGGTGCGGCTGCGCCTGTGGATCGCGGAGGAGTGCTCCGGCGCTTCCTCGGACCGGCGGGCAGGCCGACATCCGTGAACGACACCGCTGCTGACCACAGTCACGCCGCTGACTTCGCCCAGACCGCGACCTTCACCACCGACGCGGACGGGCAGGCGTGGACTCCGCCCACGTGGGAGGAGATCGTCAGCACGCACAGCGGCCGGGTCTACCGGCTCGCCTACCGTCTGACCGGCAACCAGCACGACGCGGAGGACCTCACGCAGGAGGTCTTCGTCCGCGTCTTCCGCTCCCTGTCGACCTACACGCCCGGCACCTTCGAGGGCTGGCTGCACCGCATCACCACGAACCTGTTCCTGGACATGGTCCGCCGCAAGCAGCGCATCCGCTTCGACGCGCTCGGCGAGGACGCGGCCGAGCGCCTGCCCAGCAAGGAGCCCACGCCGCAGCAGGTCTTCAACGACGCGCACTTCGACGCGGACGTCCAGCAGGCCCTCGACACCCTCGCCCCCGAATTCCGCGCCGCGGTCGTCCTGTGCGACATCGAAGGACTGTCGTACGAGGAGATCGCCGCGACCCTCGGGGTCAAGCTCGGCACGGTCCGCTCGCGGATCCACCGTGGGCGCTCGCAGCTGCGCAAGGCACTCGCGCACCGCTCCCCGGAGGCGCGTGCCGAGCGCCGCTCCTTCGTGCCCCGTGTTCCGGCCCTGGGAGGAGGGGGCGCGAGCGCGTGA
- a CDS encoding anti-sigma factor family protein, with protein MSGSRPKASEGHLAEQHLGDRLSALVDGELGHDARERVLAHVATCPKCKAEVDAQRRLKNVFAEAAPPPPSESFLARLQGLPAGGGPDGDATPPGGGGLPGGLSGRFGSSGAFGVKRAERFDFGYAPSRPHLPVSASPGDRSLPSGSGGLPSGHRGPAPGRGFRIHDVGRPDGDRSSSRLRFAFAAAGAVSLAAIALGGVTTITPADTEARGGQGTGSNVTPMRTQGTGAATPPESQRRRTAPLLGQVHGQNMLGPAPVAPTEVSAPLLPGVPSATRHQALHALTAPVMAGAAVMSPLIRPLEAATPAALTSWSSVPEMAAPLFAAPPPDPTSSPSSSASSGTAH; from the coding sequence GTGAGCGGATCTCGGCCGAAAGCCTCCGAGGGTCACCTCGCAGAGCAGCATCTGGGAGACCGACTCTCCGCCCTGGTGGACGGAGAGCTCGGTCATGACGCGCGTGAGCGCGTACTGGCGCATGTGGCCACCTGCCCGAAGTGCAAGGCGGAAGTGGACGCACAGCGCCGGCTGAAGAACGTCTTCGCGGAGGCGGCCCCGCCGCCCCCGTCCGAGAGCTTCCTGGCCCGCCTGCAGGGACTACCCGCGGGCGGCGGCCCGGACGGTGATGCCACACCGCCGGGCGGAGGAGGGCTGCCCGGAGGCCTGTCCGGACGGTTCGGATCGTCCGGCGCCTTCGGCGTGAAGCGCGCTGAGCGGTTCGACTTCGGGTACGCGCCGTCCCGGCCGCACCTGCCGGTGTCCGCCTCCCCGGGAGACCGGAGTCTCCCCTCCGGCTCCGGCGGTCTGCCCTCCGGCCACCGCGGCCCAGCCCCGGGGAGGGGTTTCCGCATCCACGACGTCGGCCGGCCCGACGGCGACCGGTCCTCCTCGCGGCTGCGGTTCGCGTTCGCGGCCGCCGGTGCCGTCTCCCTGGCCGCGATCGCGCTGGGCGGCGTCACCACGATCACCCCGGCCGACACGGAGGCCCGCGGCGGCCAGGGCACGGGGAGCAACGTCACACCGATGCGCACCCAGGGCACCGGTGCCGCGACCCCGCCCGAATCCCAGCGCCGCCGGACCGCGCCGCTGCTCGGACAGGTGCACGGCCAGAACATGCTCGGCCCCGCCCCGGTCGCCCCGACCGAGGTGTCCGCTCCGCTCCTGCCCGGGGTGCCGTCCGCCACCCGGCACCAGGCGCTGCACGCGCTGACCGCCCCGGTGATGGCCGGTGCCGCGGTCATGTCCCCGCTGATACGACCGCTCGAAGCGGCGACACCGGCCGCCCTGACCTCATGGTCGTCGGTTCCCGAGATGGCGGCTCCCCTGTTCGCCGCGCCCCCGCCCGACCCGACCTCGTCCCCCTCGTCCTCCGCCTCCTCAGGCACGGCTCACTGA
- a CDS encoding S1C family serine protease: MNEGKPTKAKWWSRPRPQDPSGGPDGTGGAQEPTSAPAHLTDGDGDFELARPTAPTDGDGDYELRRPEAAPAAASTASTASTASTVPGEAPAEAAASVPAAREAEQDAPVVSAAPAGGAPKPLHDPDPYSTPPYGEPGPWAPAPPVQHPATAATAATAVTPAAPVQGVAIPGQPPLLGNPPLPGSPAMPGSPTVSAEMPPPAVPTVPAAPGAPAPLPAAPLHAEPPAPAPAPAPDPWQRYDPWAAPAAAGGHGPLQQTGAAVLSTEQRRKRGKKSLVLGAVLLALVSGGFGGAVGTYLERNGGVGTVELPQAGKEASARDADSVAGIAARALPSVVTLHVSGSGEQGTGTGFVLDTRGHILTNNHVVQPGGSGGEITVTFNGGQTAQAEVVGRDSGYDLAVVKVKGVGGLTPLPLGNSDNVQVGDPVVAIGAPFDLAGTVTSGIISAKQRPITAGGEKGDGSDVSYVDALQTDAPINPGNSGGPLLDARARVIGINSAIRSADSGSTQDSSRSGSIGLGFAIPINQGKRVAEELINTGRATHPVIGITLDMDYSGDGARVATEGSEGGAPVTAGGPGAKAGITSGDVITEVDGRRVHSGEELIVKTRAHRPGDRLELTVERGGKERKVSLVLGSSGG, from the coding sequence ATGAACGAGGGGAAGCCCACGAAGGCGAAGTGGTGGAGCCGTCCACGGCCGCAGGACCCTTCGGGGGGCCCGGACGGTACGGGCGGGGCGCAGGAGCCGACGTCGGCCCCTGCGCACCTGACCGACGGTGACGGCGATTTCGAGCTGGCCCGTCCCACGGCTCCGACCGACGGGGACGGTGACTACGAGCTGAGGCGTCCCGAGGCGGCGCCTGCCGCCGCCTCGACCGCCTCGACCGCCTCGACCGCCTCGACCGTCCCCGGCGAGGCACCTGCGGAGGCCGCTGCCTCGGTACCCGCTGCCCGGGAGGCCGAACAGGATGCCCCGGTCGTCTCCGCGGCACCCGCCGGGGGAGCTCCCAAGCCGCTGCACGACCCCGACCCGTACAGCACCCCGCCCTACGGCGAACCGGGCCCCTGGGCACCGGCGCCACCCGTCCAGCACCCGGCGACCGCGGCAACCGCGGCGACCGCGGTGACTCCGGCGGCTCCGGTGCAGGGCGTGGCGATACCGGGGCAGCCGCCGCTGCTGGGCAACCCGCCCCTGCCGGGCAGCCCAGCCATGCCGGGCAGCCCGACCGTGTCCGCCGAGATGCCGCCGCCCGCTGTCCCCACTGTCCCCGCTGCCCCCGGCGCCCCCGCGCCCCTCCCGGCCGCTCCGCTCCACGCCGAGCCCCCGGCACCCGCCCCCGCCCCCGCCCCCGACCCCTGGCAGCGCTACGACCCCTGGGCGGCTCCCGCTGCCGCAGGGGGGCACGGCCCTCTCCAGCAGACCGGCGCCGCCGTGCTCAGCACGGAACAGCGGCGCAAGCGCGGCAAGAAGTCCCTGGTGCTCGGAGCCGTGCTGCTCGCGCTCGTGTCCGGGGGCTTCGGCGGCGCCGTAGGGACGTATCTGGAGCGGAACGGGGGTGTGGGGACGGTCGAGCTGCCGCAGGCCGGGAAAGAGGCCTCCGCGCGGGACGCGGACAGTGTGGCCGGGATCGCCGCGCGGGCGCTGCCCAGCGTGGTCACCCTGCATGTCAGCGGCTCCGGCGAGCAGGGCACGGGCACCGGCTTCGTGCTCGACACCCGCGGGCACATCCTGACCAACAACCACGTCGTGCAGCCCGGCGGCTCGGGCGGCGAGATCACCGTGACCTTCAACGGCGGGCAGACCGCCCAGGCCGAGGTCGTCGGCCGGGACAGCGGCTACGACCTCGCCGTCGTGAAGGTGAAGGGCGTCGGCGGACTCACCCCGCTGCCCCTCGGCAACTCGGACAACGTGCAGGTCGGCGACCCGGTCGTGGCCATCGGCGCCCCCTTCGACCTGGCCGGTACGGTCACCTCCGGCATCATCAGCGCCAAGCAGCGGCCCATCACGGCCGGCGGCGAGAAGGGCGACGGCAGCGACGTGTCGTACGTCGACGCGCTGCAGACCGACGCGCCCATCAACCCCGGCAACTCCGGCGGTCCCCTGCTGGACGCCCGGGCCCGGGTCATCGGCATCAACTCGGCCATCCGCTCGGCGGACAGCGGCTCCACACAGGACAGCAGCCGGTCGGGTTCGATAGGCCTCGGCTTCGCCATACCCATCAATCAGGGCAAGCGCGTCGCGGAAGAGCTGATCAACACCGGAAGGGCCACCCACCCGGTCATCGGCATCACCCTGGACATGGACTACTCGGGCGACGGCGCGCGCGTCGCGACCGAGGGCAGCGAGGGCGGAGCACCGGTCACCGCGGGCGGTCCGGGCGCCAAGGCCGGGATCACATCGGGCGACGTCATCACGGAGGTCGACGGCCGGCGGGTGCACTCCGGTGAGGAACTGATCGTCAAGACCCGTGCGCACCGCCCCGGCGACCGGCTGGAGCTGACCGTCGAGCGCGGCGGCAAGGAGCGGAAGGTCTCGCTGGTCCTCGGATCGTCGGGTGGCTGA
- a CDS encoding sec-independent translocase yields MFNDIGPLELVTLIVLAVLVFGPDKLPKVIQDVTRTIRKIREFSDSAKHDIREELGPEFKDFEFEDLNPKTFIRKQLDNEDLGLKEIRNGFDLKKEMAEVTDAVHSRESDASPAGAAGSSGGRIDMTKKPEAPGPDDRPPFDADAT; encoded by the coding sequence GTGTTCAATGACATAGGACCACTCGAGCTGGTGACGCTCATCGTCCTCGCCGTGCTCGTCTTCGGTCCGGACAAGCTCCCCAAGGTCATCCAGGACGTGACGCGCACGATCCGGAAGATCCGTGAGTTCTCGGATAGTGCCAAGCACGACATCCGGGAGGAACTCGGCCCGGAGTTCAAGGACTTCGAGTTCGAGGACCTCAACCCCAAGACGTTCATCCGCAAGCAGCTGGACAACGAGGACCTGGGGCTCAAGGAGATCCGCAACGGCTTCGACCTGAAGAAGGAGATGGCCGAGGTCACCGACGCCGTCCACAGCCGTGAGTCCGACGCGTCGCCCGCCGGTGCCGCCGGGTCGTCAGGCGGCCGCATCGACATGACGAAGAAGCCGGAGGCGCCCGGCCCGGACGACCGGCCGCCTTTCGACGCGGACGCCACCTGA
- a CDS encoding Mrp/NBP35 family ATP-binding protein, which translates to MATEDAVREALATVNDPEIHKPITELGMVKSVEIGADGAVAVTVYLTVSGCPMRDTITQRVTDAVSAVEGVTRVDVTLDVMSDEQRKELASALRGGQTEREVPFAKPGSLTRVYAVASGKGGVGKSSVTVNLAAAMAADGLKVGVVDADIYGHSVPRMLGADGRPTQVENMIMPPSANGVKVISIGMFTPGNAPVVWRGPMLHRALQQFLADVYWGDLDVLLLDLPPGTGDIAISVAQLVPNAEILVVTTPQQAAAEVAERAGSIAVQTHQKIVGVVENMSGLPCPHCDEMVDVFGTGGGQTVADGLTRTTGANVPVLGSIPIDVRLREGGDDGKPVVLSDPDSPAGSALRAIAGKLGGRQRGLSGLSLGITPRNKF; encoded by the coding sequence ATGGCTACGGAAGACGCGGTGCGCGAGGCACTGGCGACGGTGAACGACCCCGAGATCCACAAGCCCATCACCGAACTCGGGATGGTCAAGTCGGTGGAGATCGGCGCGGACGGGGCGGTCGCGGTCACCGTGTACCTCACGGTCTCGGGCTGCCCGATGCGGGACACGATCACGCAGCGCGTGACCGACGCGGTGTCCGCCGTCGAGGGCGTCACCCGCGTCGACGTCACGCTCGATGTGATGAGCGACGAGCAGCGCAAGGAGCTGGCGTCCGCCCTGCGCGGCGGCCAGACCGAGCGCGAGGTCCCCTTCGCCAAGCCGGGCAGCCTGACCCGCGTCTACGCGGTCGCCTCCGGCAAGGGCGGCGTCGGCAAGTCCTCGGTGACGGTCAACCTGGCGGCCGCGATGGCCGCCGACGGCCTCAAGGTCGGTGTCGTCGACGCCGACATCTACGGCCACTCCGTGCCGCGCATGCTGGGCGCCGACGGCCGTCCCACCCAGGTCGAGAACATGATCATGCCGCCGTCGGCGAACGGCGTGAAGGTCATCTCGATCGGCATGTTCACGCCGGGCAACGCCCCGGTCGTCTGGCGCGGCCCGATGCTCCACCGCGCCCTGCAGCAGTTCCTCGCGGACGTCTACTGGGGCGACCTGGACGTGCTGCTGCTGGACCTGCCGCCCGGCACCGGCGACATCGCGATCTCCGTGGCCCAGCTGGTCCCGAACGCCGAGATCCTGGTCGTGACGACTCCGCAGCAGGCGGCGGCCGAGGTCGCCGAGCGCGCGGGCTCCATCGCCGTCCAGACCCACCAGAAGATCGTCGGCGTGGTCGAGAACATGTCCGGCCTGCCCTGCCCGCACTGCGACGAGATGGTCGACGTCTTCGGCACGGGCGGCGGTCAGACGGTCGCCGACGGCCTCACCCGCACGACCGGCGCGAACGTCCCGGTCCTCGGCAGCATCCCCATCGACGTCCGTCTGCGCGAGGGCGGCGACGACGGCAAGCCGGTCGTCCTGTCCGACCCGGACTCCCCGGCGGGCTCGGCCCTGCGCGCGATCGCGGGCAAGCTGGGCGGACGGCAGCGGGGCCTGTCGGGCCTGTCGCTGGGGATCACTCCGAGGAACAAGTTCTGA
- a CDS encoding DUF1003 domain-containing protein — translation MAPERESLRDRTPTGATAASRPRTTRLDQPLPRRRRFLPEYDPEAFGRLSERIARFLGTGRFIVWMTVAIILWVVWNVFAPSGLRFDEYPFIFLTLMLSLQASYAAPLILLAQNRQDDRDRVNLEQDRKQNERSIADTEYLTREIAALRIGLGEVATRDWIRSELQDMVKEMEERHNGHRHDPVVFPAERSRGRDADDR, via the coding sequence ATGGCTCCTGAGCGCGAGAGCCTGCGCGACCGCACGCCGACGGGCGCCACGGCCGCCTCCCGGCCCCGCACCACCCGTCTCGACCAGCCGCTCCCGCGTCGGCGCCGGTTCCTGCCCGAGTACGACCCGGAAGCCTTCGGGCGCCTGTCGGAGCGCATCGCGCGCTTCCTGGGCACCGGGCGGTTCATCGTCTGGATGACGGTCGCCATCATCCTGTGGGTGGTGTGGAACGTCTTCGCGCCGAGCGGCCTGCGCTTCGACGAGTACCCGTTCATCTTCCTGACCCTGATGCTGTCCCTCCAGGCCTCCTATGCCGCCCCGCTGATCCTGCTCGCGCAGAACCGGCAGGACGACCGCGACCGGGTCAACCTGGAGCAGGACCGCAAGCAGAACGAGCGGTCGATCGCGGACACCGAGTACCTGACCCGCGAGATCGCCGCCCTGCGCATCGGCCTGGGCGAGGTCGCCACCCGCGACTGGATCCGCTCGGAGCTGCAGGACATGGTCAAGGAGATGGAGGAACGGCACAACGGCCACCGGCACGACCCCGTCGTATTCCCGGCGGAACGGTCACGGGGACGTGACGCAGACGACCGCTGA